Genomic segment of Paenibacillaceae bacterium GAS479:
TTCGAAGTAAGGTGATCATGTAGGTTTGCCTACATTCCGCTCCTCCTTCTTCTGGTTCATACAACCTTCTCGGTGCTGAACGGCGTCCTTTTTGAACACGCACTTATAGAGCAGGGAGGGGCTCGGTATGAATATTTTCCGGGAAATAATTAAGGGTGATTATGAGCAGGTAACGTTATGCCATGATGCGGACACTGGCCTTAAAGCATTTATTGTGCTGCATAACACGCGGCTCGGACCGGCACTCGGTGGCTGCCGAATGAAAAGTTATGCCTCTGAAGAGGAGGCACTGCTGGATGCAATGCGCCTTGCCAAAGGAATGAGCTATAAAAACGCAGCTTACCGGTTGCCTTATGGTGGAGGAAAGGCGGTTATTTGGCAGGAAGAGTCTGAGGAAGAGCCGGCCCGAGGCTCAAACAGTAGTATAGGCGAGTCCAGAATCCGTCTATTTCAGGCGCTGGGAAGAGGGATCGAAGGGCTTGGAGGTCGTTTTATAACCGGGTTGGATCTGGGGACGACGGTGCTGGATATGGATGCAATCCGCACGCAAACCGAGTATGTAACAGACACGACGGGCAGCTTGATGGCCACGGATGAATTTACGGCGGAGATGACGGCTTACGGGGTATATAAGGGGATGCGCGCTGCCGTGAAGAAAAAGCATAACTTACCGACTTTATATGATCTGAAGGTGCTTGTACAAGGGCTGGGCAAGGTCGGGCGGCGATTATGCCGGTATTTGTATGAAGATGGAGCGCGTATTCTTGTGTCGGATCTGAATCCGAAAGCGGAGGCGGACGCAATTCGACTGTACGGCGCCAGGCGGGTGCGTGCGGACCGTGTGTACGGCACGGCCT
This window contains:
- a CDS encoding leucine dehydrogenase yields the protein MNIFREIIKGDYEQVTLCHDADTGLKAFIVLHNTRLGPALGGCRMKSYASEEEALLDAMRLAKGMSYKNAAYRLPYGGGKAVIWQEESEEEPARGSNSSIGESRIRLFQALGRGIEGLGGRFITGLDLGTTVLDMDAIRTQTEYVTDTTGSLMATDEFTAEMTAYGVYKGMRAAVKKKHNLPTLYDLKVLVQGLGKVGRRLCRYLYEDGARILVSDLNPKAEADAIRLYGARRVRADRVYGTACDIFAPCAAGGILDDRTIPKLKCSIIAGAANNQLRMERHGELVEERNILYAPDFIVNAGGIIVTAGELKGGGREDLLQSVDVVGDTLLEVLELAEDSGVPASRAALMFAKMRLDGT